In one Terriglobales bacterium genomic region, the following are encoded:
- a CDS encoding VWA domain-containing protein has protein sequence MAALLLLPPVLSFPQNSPAPELAPSSRQAASASPAGTLRLRAKPLMIDVDLVEIPVTVTDIRNRPVLDLQETDFSLLEDGEQQQIRYFSRDEAPLTVGVLLDLSRSMRKKIGMAREAVSEFFKNSNPDDDFFVITFDDKPRLLIDTTQSIGTIESKLVTAVPDGHTALLDAIYMGVKKARSARHKRRALLIISDGADNNSRYRADEIRALVQEADVEIYAIDIYDSLFALPEDRAGRRLLTHITEATGGRTCVVDNISRLPEAARAISTELRSRYLLGYRPSRPLRDGRYRKINVRVQASTSANPLQVYFRRGYFSPSE, from the coding sequence TTGGCGGCACTTCTCCTGCTGCCTCCTGTCCTCTCCTTTCCGCAAAACAGTCCAGCGCCGGAGCTGGCGCCGTCCTCGCGGCAGGCGGCCTCGGCAAGTCCGGCGGGAACGCTTCGCCTTCGCGCCAAGCCGCTGATGATCGACGTTGACCTGGTGGAAATCCCGGTCACGGTGACCGACATACGCAACCGGCCGGTGCTCGACCTTCAGGAAACAGACTTCAGCCTGCTGGAAGACGGCGAGCAGCAGCAGATCCGATACTTTTCCCGCGACGAGGCGCCGCTCACCGTGGGCGTGCTGCTCGACCTGAGCCGCAGCATGCGCAAGAAGATCGGCATGGCGCGCGAGGCGGTGTCGGAATTTTTCAAGAACTCGAATCCGGATGACGACTTCTTCGTCATCACCTTCGACGACAAACCCCGCCTGCTGATCGATACCACGCAGTCGATCGGCACCATCGAATCGAAGCTGGTCACGGCCGTGCCCGACGGCCATACCGCGCTGCTCGACGCCATCTACATGGGCGTGAAGAAGGCGCGGTCGGCGCGGCATAAGCGGAGAGCGCTGCTCATCATCTCCGACGGCGCCGACAACAACAGCCGCTATCGCGCCGACGAGATCCGCGCCCTGGTGCAGGAAGCCGACGTCGAGATTTACGCCATCGATATCTACGACTCCCTGTTCGCCCTGCCCGAGGACCGCGCCGGACGGCGCCTGCTGACCCACATCACGGAAGCGACCGGCGGCCGCACCTGCGTGGTGGACAACATTTCCAGGCTGCCGGAGGCAGCCCGCGCCATCAGCACCGAGTTGCGCAGCCGCTACCTGCTCGGCTATCGGCCCAGCCGCCCGCTGCGCGACGGCAGGTACCGCAAGATCAACGTGCGCGTGCAGGCCAGCACGTCGGCGAATCCCCTTCAGGTGTACTTCCGCCGTGGCTACTTTTCACCCAGCGAATAG